A part of Caretta caretta isolate rCarCar2 chromosome 1, rCarCar1.hap1, whole genome shotgun sequence genomic DNA contains:
- the EXPH5 gene encoding exophilin-5 isoform X2 yields MAQAEICNSSLPAKLPGNLFDATQAEMMEDSAPIWNEQLEKEFFRVLGDLDDQLAQEQAQDSVNRKRLVDSGPRAQYLFPSTSRQTAIRGRHRNNCSETPSTFFSDATRTIRAKEDHKIFYRPRKFYDTYMNRRHSASKEDYMHKDSLDSSYPVLSRRLSSVSFGESSEGSLHLPSIRQGSGFGHNSYIGKSTVGRSYSVCSLQRYPSSASPDPFSTTSLQNLLATENNSGFVQRNNRQTPKRIPLSSIVWNKPYTSGHTSNQDNLFRTQSLTEYNATKQDTYPCPLHENREYEFYRSKHHFRRAVSSTNWFSSVSCTDKAATSLSFDNWENYPLCWLENNLSRSHYRDTACHGRFQMHQKSSPFGRKEEHPSCSDIYQYYNDEVFLSPDAHCEMITSNLNDQQSAHAKNAKLASQCRQSGFQTCVSENRNSAEISSGASSKLLSKNSKGLQSCLTYKSAITSRSINADVSNESVLLGSRVKMKLVAENSSSATKGSQSEPQPLVTQTNIKKDFKKAASDKVRDLERSGKADQKSIKDIILQPVSQKVDTKNTIDPQISPSNNAAALQNSTSILNSPLSLSSRRQTQLTATREITKNSISKSCKRNLQRKENDLPAHSELNQAPSLLSVDESRRGSFLSNLKQWEHNLFNSAKRKGIKLGSQRAETTDHITPKGESFLVDVLQSSASVHSAPITETLANHQSILPSPPELLSHSSQGSLEDFSHKSYLKSLETPTNSSVNCRVTEAPAEGGKVVELAEIVAKDIPQEKPKDQNIFASKDHNSQLTTGDSQNRNCENIYAHSFDRSPEIAERSLNYFCLERENGKTRQNASCTESLYRQGRLLRHTHSSSISGSPHKSNPKSLEPPVVYYTLPRKSASIAGSVMSDMSISFPKSKTDRWDHVEKQNSDRTAAFSFNQEDKISSLGSAHSSIRQIPLDGITDIKGNVLQIKDHPLSLNRSPNHSISGSTVVSESDGLTEREKLVNKKESPVFSDCLEKEMGDSLQKYRTISTFTVSGDEDHVEYHELVSIYYTLPRSHSRTLCNLFLDDPERTALPLFTEKSKSPKMPNKNSEVHMGLANVAFPSTLEKERPPHTPDQTPAASMTPQNAKTGAIDTDQESSHFSPSTEKVCTSQSMSIVHNNKDISPGLALKESTSVLPDMVTSDISIRDPESTAEADTSVKAISTVSHNQNIDICFSSGKESKEKEDILHTDTPLISTLSTPQKPKDPPEKVFNFTSAIDNTNRVQNRDSKNCQQSIKVGGSNNQNILPPQLDKNSFHEGKSHIESAVNKTPITSAESKSRHDAGAKERSDFQQQSISLYNNKCTGFQLGAESSRNSTDEALISDRQMLQNSHNKPFQLGTVSAAKPVLQPAKTGIPDTHELVSPKTKQEQISLNTQMDKDCTSLQKAVTYSEDKLSSVTQNLQSAVNKNKLRSDGTREKVSNIEKRKNRPSVKNEVAAIYKTSRKFSSKNVNPKPHVRNIFSQNDGGTTSLEINMTHSTLRSPASTQPFLQTGNEDQNQNLTPGVCNSPVHKISEKNKRSQANDDSPLLVKNKNQGPFANSCNQRREVNNPKQNENEVESMLSPTTLFPKERAARSKNSQTLGQGLENRNQTIFSRATEADSSGNQKRTSTGSSYDPLLLPFLTDKNSNPFIKNMQASVCIQKQVLSPDERDHDQNHHRSKSLKNAHLHSNQSRISHAKNQRERHFSESTYTQDSHDNPGSGSNCLPKESRYSRKFKSYSELCSCDENENWASYDKRKTTYGTSRVMYPSIEFGIFGKEQQLAFLENIKRSLTEGRLWRPCLLKNPGFLRSEETDSLKRAELLSSSSARSKMSVDASSPRDPIDIYGEELMVYSDSDTDTTTDDEYYICETDKESEL; encoded by the exons ATGGCACAG GCTGAAATATGCAACTCATCTTTACCAGCTAAACTACCTGGTAATTTATTTGATGCAACTCAAGCTGAAATGATGGAGGACAGTGCACCTATATGGAATGAACAGCTAGAAAAAGAGTTCTTCCGTG TTCTAGGTGATCTGGATGACCAGCTGGCACAGGAACAAGCCCAAGATTCAGTGAACAGAAAGCGTCTAGTTGACAGTGGACCAAGAGCACAATATCTGTTTCCCAGTACAAGCAGACAGACTGCTATTAGGGGACGACACAGAAATAACTGCAGTGAAACACCCAGCACATTTTTCTCTGATGCAACAAGAACAATAAGAGCCAAAGAGGATCATAAAATTTTCTACAGACCAAGGAAATTTTATGATACATATATGAACAGACGCCATTCAGCCTCTAAAGAAGATTACATGCACAAGGATTCATTAGACAGTAGTTATCCTGTTCTGAGCAGAAGGCTGTCTTCTGTATCTTTTGGAGAGTCCTCAGAAGGTAGCTTGCATCTTCCTTCCATAAGACAGGGCAGTGGATTTGGACACAACAGTTATATAGGCAAGAGTACAGTTGGGAGAAGTTACTCTGTGTGTTCTCTTCAGAGATATCCATCTTCTGCATCCCCTGACCCATTTTCAACAACTAGTTTACAAAATCTATTGGCAACAGAGAACAACAGTGGATTTGTACAAAGGAACAATCGGCAAACCCCAAAGCGAATTCCCCTCTCTTCTATTGTATGGAATAAACCATATACTTCTGGACATACATCAAATCAAGACAATCTTTTTAGGACTCAATCATTAACGGAATATAATGCCACAAAACAGGATACATATCCTTGCCCTCTGCATGAAAACAGAGAATATGAATTTTACCGGTCAAAACACCATTTCAGAAGAGCTGTGTCAAGTACTAATTGGTTTAGTAGCGTCAGTTGCACAGACAAAGCTGCTACTTCATTATCCTTTGATAACTGGGAGAATTATCCATTATGCTGGTTGGAAAACAACCTCTCTAGGTCCCACTATAGAGATACAGCTTGTCATGGTAGGTTCCAAATGCACCAAAAGAGTTCTCCTTTTGGAAGAAAAGAGGAGCACCCTTCCTGTTCTGATATTTATCAGTACTACAATGATGAAGTGTTTCTTTCCCCTGATGCTCACTGTGAAATGATTACATCTAATTTAAATGACCAGCAAAGTGCACATGCAAAGAATGCTAAACTTGCTTCACAGTGCCGTCAGAGTGGCTTTCAAACATGTGtgtcagagaacagaaacagtGCGGAGATATCAAGTGGTGCAAGTAGTAAACTGCTTTCAAAGAATTCAAAAGGCCTTCAGAGCTGTCTCACTTATAAATCTGCCATTACTTCACGCAGCATCAACGCAGATGTGTCTAATGAGTCTGTCTTACTGGGTTCAAGGGTCAAAATGAAATTGGTAGCAGAGAACAGCAGTTCTGCCACTAAGGGTTCCCAAAGCGAGCCACAGCCTTTGGTTACCCAAACGAATATTAAGAAAGACTTTAAAAAAGCTGCTTCAGACAAGGTCAGAGACTTGGAACGATCAGGCAAGGCAGACCAGAAGAGTATTAAAGACATAATATTACAGCCAGTTTCTCAGAAAGTGGATACAAAAAATACCATTGATCCCCAGATTTCTCCTTCTAATAATGCTGCTGCCTTGCAAAACAGCACATCTATTCTTAATTCACCTCTCTCACTGAGTTCACGCAGACAAACCCAGCTCACCGCTACCAGAGAGATTACAAAAAATAGCATATCAAAGAGTTGTAAAAGAAAcctacaaagaaaggaaaatgatCTTCCTGCTCACAGTGAACTTAATCAGGCCCCTTCTCTTCTGTCAGTTGATGAGAGCAGAAGGGGATCGTTTCTTTCAAATCTAAAGCAATGGGAACATAATCTTTTtaattcagcaaaaagaaaaggcattaAATTAGGAAGCCAGAGAGCAGAAACTACTGATCATATCACTCCTAAGGGAGAGTCTTTCCTGGTAGATGTTCTACAAAGTAGTGCATCAGTTCATTCTGCTCCAATTACTGAAACATTGGCAAACCATCAAAGCATATTGCCCAGTCCTCCAGAACTTCTGTCTCATAGTTCACAAGGCTCTCTAGAAGACTTTTCTCATAAGAGTTATCTGAAATCTTTAGAAACTCCAACTAATTCTTCAGTGAATTGCAGAGTTACTGAAGCTCCAGCAGAAGGTGGGAAAGTAGTTGAGTTGGCAGAAATTGTTGCAAAAGATATTCCCCAGGAAAAACCCAAAGATCAAAATATTTTTGCCAGTAAGGACCATAATAGTCAATTAACTACTGGTGATTCACAAAACAGGAACTGTGAGAATATTTATGCACATAGTTTTGACAGAAGCCCAGAGATTGCAGAACGTAGTTTAAACTATTTTTGTttggaaagagaaaatggaaaaacaagacaaaatgCATCTTGTACTGAAAGTCTCTATAGGCAAGGAAGGTTACTGAGACACACACATAGTAGCAGCATTTCTGGCTCTCCTCATAAAAGCAACCCTAAGTCTCTGGAGCCTCCTGTCGTTTATTACACTTTACCTAGAAAATCAGCTAGCATTGCTGGCAGTGTAATGTCAGATATGTCCATCTCTTTCCCTAAAAGCAAAACAGACAGGTGGGATCATGTAGAGAAGCAGAACTCAGACAGAACTGCtgccttttcttttaatcaaGAAGATAAAATATCTTCTTTAGGATCAGCGCATTCTTCAATAAGACAAATACCTTTAGATGGTATTACAGATATCAAAGGAAATGTCCTGCAAATTAAGGATCACCCTTTGTCTCTAAACAGGAGCCCTAACCACTCCATAAGTGGAAGTACAGTAGTCTCTGAATCAGATGgacttacagagagagagaaacttgtaAACAAAAAAGAATCCCCTGTATTTTCAGACTGTTTGGAAAAGGAAATGGGGGATTCTTTGCAGAAATATAGAACTATTAGCACATTTACAGTTTCTGGTGATGAGGATCATGTTGAATATCACGAGTTGGTTTCAATTTATTACACCTTACCACGGAGTCATTCAAGAACATTGTGTAACCTCTTTCTAGACGATCCAGAGAGGACAGCTTTACCTCTTTTCACAGAAAAATCTAAATCACCAAAAATGCCAAACAAGAACTCTGAAGTTCATATGGGTTTAGCAAATGTAGCTTTTCCTAGCACCTTAGAAAAAGAGAGACCCCCACATACTCCTGATCAAACTCCTGCAGCTTCAATGACACCCCAGAATGCAAAGACAGGAGCTATTGACACTGATCAGGAAAGCTCACATTTTTCTCCCAGCACTGAGAAAGTATGTACTTCACAATCAATGAGCATTGTACATAATAACAAAGATATTTCACCAGGGCTTGCATTAAAAGAAAGCACATCTGTACTTCCTGACATGGTGACATCAGACATTTCTATTCGTGATCCAGAATCCACTGCAGAAGCAGATACTTCTGTTAAGGCAATTTCTACTGTTTCACACAACCAAAATATTGATATATGCTTTTCTTCAGGTAAAGAAAGTAAAGAGAAGGAGGACATATTGCATACTGACACACCGTTAATCTCCACTTTGTCAACCCCCCAAAAACCCAAAGACCCTCCAGAGaaagtttttaattttacttcTGCAATTGATAATACTAATCGTGTGCAAAACAGAGACTCCAAAAATTGCCAGCAATCTATTAAAGTAGGAGGGAGTAACAATCAGAATATTTTACCACCCCAGTTAGATAAAAATAGTTTCCATGAAGGAAAAAGTCATATAGAGTCTGCAGTCAATAAAACACCAATAACCTCTGCTGAAAGTAAATCTAGACATGATGCAGGAGCCAAAGAGAGATCAGATTTTCAACAGCAAAGCATTTCCCTATATAACAATAAATGTACTGGATTTCAATTAGGAGCTGAAAGTTCCAGAAATAGCACCGATGAAGCATTAATTTCTGATAGACAAATGCTTCAAAATTCACATAACAAACCATTTCAGCTTGGCACGGTTTCTGCAGCTAAACCTGTACTTCAACCAGCCAAAACAGGTATCCCAGACACACATGAGTTAGTGAGCCCCAAAACTAAACAAGAGCAAATATCCCTGAACACTCAGATGGACAAAGATTGCACTAGTTTGCAGAAAGCTGTGACGTACAGTGAAGATAAACTCTCCAGTGTCACACAGAATCTGCAAAGTGCAGTGAACAAAAATAAGCTTAGGTCTGATGGCACTAGAGAGAAAGTCAGTAAtatagaaaaaaggaaaaacaggccCTCAGTTAAAAATGAAGTGGCAGCCATTTACAAAACAAGCCGAAAATTTTCTAGTAAAAATGTAAACCCCAAACCACACGTACGTAATATATTTTCACAGAATGATGGAGGTACCACTTCGTTAGAGATTAACATGACCCACAGCACATTGCGTTCCCCTGCTTCTACCCAGCCATTTCTGCAAACTGGGAATGAAGACCAGAATCAAAATCTGACCCCTGGTGTTTGTAACAGCCCTGTTCACAAAATATCTGAGAAGAATAAGAGATCACAAGCTAATGATGACTCTCCGTTGTTAGTTAAAAACAAGAATCAAGGGCCTTTTGCAAATTCATGCAACCAGAGAAGAGAAGTCAACAATCCCAAACAAAATGAGAATGAAGTGGAAAGCATGCTGAGCCCCACAACCCTATTTCCAAAGGAAAGAGCTGCAAGAAGTAAAAATTCCCAAACACTTGGCCAGGGGTTGGAAAACAGAAATCAGACCATCTTTTCCAGAGCTACTGAAGCAGATTCATCAGGCAATCAAAAGAGAACAAGTACTGGTAGTTCCTATGATCCTCTACTGTTGCCATTTTTAACTGACAAAAACTCCAACCCGTTTATAAAAAATATGCAGGCAAGTGTTTGTATTCAGAAACAGGTCCTTTCCCCAGATGAGCGTGATCATGATCAAAACCACCATCGGTCAAAGAGTTTAAAAAATGCACACCTGCACAGTAATCAGTCACGCATAAGTCATGCAAAGAATCAACGTGAACGTCACTTTTCTGAAAGCACCTATACTCAAGATTCCCATGACAACCCTGGCTCTGGAAGTAACTGTCTACCTAAAGAAAGCAGGTACAGTAGAAAGTTTAAATCTTATTCCGAGCTGTGTTCTTgtgatgaaaatgaaaactggGCTTCGTATGATAAGAGGAAGACCACCTACGGCACTAGCCGTGTGATGTATCCTTCTATTGAGTTTGGTATATTTGGAAAAGAACAACAACTGGCGTTCCTGGAAAATATCAAGCGATCGCTCACAGAAGGGAGATTATGGAGACCATGTCTTCTTAAAAACCCTGGCTTTCTGAGAAGTGAAGAGACTGATTCTTTAAAGAGGGCTGAGCTCTTGAGCTCAAGTTCTGCTAGGAGCAAAATGTCAGTAGATGCTTCATCCCCAAGAGACCCAATTGACATCTATGGAGAAGAACTAATGGTTTATTCAGACTCAGACACTGATACCACCACAGATGATGAATACTATATTTGTGAGACTGATAAAGAATCAGAATTGTGA